One genomic region from Mycobacteriales bacterium encodes:
- a CDS encoding IS630 family transposase has translation SVKELVSAISRFIEGWNDRCHPFTWTKTADEILTHAVRKTTSDADH, from the coding sequence AGCGTCAAGGAACTCGTCTCCGCGATCAGCCGGTTCATCGAAGGCTGGAACGACCGCTGCCACCCCTTCACCTGGACCAAGACCGCCGACGAGATCCTCACCCACGCCGTCCGTAAGACAACTTCAGACGCGGACCACTAG